From a single Ignavibacteria bacterium genomic region:
- a CDS encoding T9SS type A sorting domain-containing protein yields the protein MKHIYSILLLMAVISLTGYSQTEKWNYTKQIHFPPSDTAFARPYLITMDSAGVVYVVTSKATTVNTHNAIYYLLPGDTVMKKMIDFDYNGDSDSLTGNIGAIRGITALNRDILINSNIPYPRTAPNTVAAQYFYPNGDTTLVQKFGFNINGAGYGTYLHGAALTRDSILFTGISFQTSIRFYNFSYGLNPPARGSWVPLTVYPPVPGGPTNGSDVVRDVALNRNGDYTNPETPWFTTRNSRSSSEVTGGIAMWTGGSQINPQAYTGTKISDLARDLDFSSAIPNGIDVDNNGILWVAGTDSTRRWVKGYNVIVNFADPVFELPAQFSSSNPDPTGAPLTAPSDVVLSKDARTAFVADGGSRSVYKFEYFDPTSVEDGVVSNPVNFSLDQNYPNPFNPSTFIKFSLPEASNVKLYVSNSLGQKVAEIFDGYKSSGTHSMVFDASGLTSGVYFYTIETMTGRLTKKMMLMK from the coding sequence ATGAAACATATATATTCAATTCTACTCTTAATGGCTGTAATAAGCCTTACGGGTTATTCCCAGACAGAGAAGTGGAACTACACAAAGCAGATCCATTTTCCGCCATCTGATACTGCCTTTGCAAGACCATACCTGATTACTATGGATTCTGCAGGAGTGGTTTATGTAGTGACATCAAAAGCAACCACAGTAAATACTCACAACGCAATCTATTACCTGCTTCCGGGTGACACAGTAATGAAGAAAATGATCGATTTCGATTACAATGGTGATTCAGATTCACTTACGGGAAATATCGGTGCCATCAGAGGTATTACTGCTCTGAACAGAGACATCCTGATCAACTCGAACATTCCATACCCAAGAACTGCTCCCAACACAGTGGCTGCCCAGTATTTCTATCCAAACGGCGACACAACTCTCGTTCAGAAATTTGGATTTAATATCAATGGAGCAGGCTACGGTACCTATCTTCACGGTGCAGCCTTGACAAGAGACAGCATTCTCTTTACCGGTATCTCATTCCAGACCAGTATCAGATTCTACAATTTCAGCTACGGACTCAATCCACCTGCAAGAGGATCGTGGGTACCTTTGACTGTATATCCTCCTGTACCCGGTGGACCAACCAACGGTTCCGATGTTGTGAGAGATGTTGCACTCAACAGAAATGGTGACTACACCAATCCTGAAACACCATGGTTCACAACCAGAAACTCCAGATCTTCAAGTGAAGTAACGGGCGGTATCGCCATGTGGACAGGCGGAAGCCAGATCAATCCACAGGCTTACACAGGTACAAAAATATCCGATTTGGCTCGTGATCTCGATTTCTCCAGTGCGATCCCCAACGGTATAGATGTTGACAACAACGGTATTCTTTGGGTGGCCGGTACAGATTCAACCAGACGCTGGGTAAAAGGTTACAATGTAATCGTGAACTTTGCCGACCCTGTATTCGAACTCCCTGCACAGTTCAGCTCCTCAAATCCTGATCCGACAGGTGCCCCGTTGACCGCACCAAGTGATGTGGTATTGTCAAAAGATGCAAGAACTGCATTTGTCGCCGATGGTGGCAGTCGTTCAGTTTACAAATTTGAATATTTCGATCCTACAAGCGTGGAAGATGGAGTTGTATCCAACCCTGTGAACTTCTCACTCGATCAGAATTATCCTAATCCGTTTAACCCTTCAACCTTCATCAAATTCAGTCTTCCTGAAGCATCGAATGTAAAACTGTATGTTTCAAATTCGCTTGGTCAGAAGGTTGCAGAGATTTTTGACGGATACAAGAGTTCCGGAACTCATTCAATGGTATTTGATGCTTCAGGCCTCACAAGTGGAGTTTATTTCTACACAATAGAGACAATGACCGGCAGACTGACCAAAAAAATGATGTTAATGAAATAG
- the malQ gene encoding 4-alpha-glucanotransferase has protein sequence MEFKRAAGILMHPTSLPGKYGIGDLGPEAYNFIDFLTAAGQTLWQVFPLGPTGYGDSPYQCFSAFAGNPLLLSPDVLVEEGFLTEDDTKEVPAFNPDLIDYGWVIDYKKGLLLKAYEGFKNNTKKSVKESYNKFCKNNAEWLEDYALFMAAKEYHGGALWTTWEKSIAIRDPKELPKWKKKLAEGINYQKFLQFCFYDQWSKIKAYANKNGITVIGDLPIFVAYDSADVWANKELFTVDGEGKLIWVAGVPPDYFSPTGQLWGNPLYRWEEMEKDDFKWWRDRISALLKIVDIARIDHFRGFEAYWRIPGDAPTAQTGKWIKAPGMKFFRTVKKYLGDLPIIAEDLGVITPPVEKLRDTFNFPGIKIMQFAFGTGMESKFLPHNYIKNCVVHTGSHDNDTTRGYFDSAKGQANDIYKFAQDYLNCYKHEAMVSAAIKSAYASVANTVVIPMQDVLNLGTESRMNYPGRLGGGNWAWRARKEAFTSDLAAYYNYMTRIFERPKPENGN, from the coding sequence ATGGAATTTAAAAGAGCAGCGGGAATCCTGATGCATCCGACTTCCCTTCCGGGGAAGTATGGAATTGGTGATCTCGGACCCGAAGCGTATAATTTTATCGATTTTCTTACTGCCGCAGGTCAAACCCTGTGGCAGGTTTTTCCCCTGGGACCGACAGGTTATGGTGATTCACCCTACCAGTGTTTCTCAGCGTTTGCAGGTAATCCGCTGCTTTTATCTCCGGATGTGCTGGTAGAGGAGGGTTTCCTCACAGAAGATGATACAAAGGAAGTTCCCGCTTTTAATCCTGATCTGATAGACTATGGTTGGGTAATAGACTACAAAAAGGGACTTCTGCTTAAGGCATATGAAGGCTTCAAAAACAATACCAAAAAGAGCGTAAAAGAGAGTTACAACAAGTTTTGCAAAAACAATGCCGAGTGGCTCGAGGATTATGCACTCTTTATGGCAGCAAAAGAGTATCATGGTGGAGCCTTGTGGACCACCTGGGAGAAATCGATTGCAATAAGAGACCCAAAAGAACTGCCCAAGTGGAAGAAAAAACTTGCTGAGGGTATCAACTATCAGAAGTTTCTTCAGTTCTGTTTCTACGATCAGTGGTCGAAAATAAAAGCCTATGCTAACAAAAACGGAATCACCGTAATCGGTGATCTACCGATATTTGTTGCATACGACAGTGCTGATGTATGGGCAAACAAAGAACTCTTCACAGTTGACGGTGAGGGCAAACTGATTTGGGTAGCAGGTGTGCCGCCTGATTATTTCAGTCCAACAGGTCAGCTTTGGGGCAACCCGCTTTACCGTTGGGAAGAGATGGAAAAGGATGATTTCAAGTGGTGGAGAGACCGTATCTCTGCACTTCTGAAAATTGTCGATATTGCCAGAATAGACCACTTTAGAGGATTTGAAGCATACTGGCGGATTCCGGGAGATGCACCCACTGCCCAGACGGGCAAATGGATAAAGGCTCCGGGAATGAAATTCTTCAGGACGGTTAAAAAGTATCTTGGAGATTTGCCGATAATTGCCGAAGACCTTGGGGTAATCACTCCGCCGGTCGAAAAGCTCCGCGATACATTCAATTTCCCCGGAATCAAAATTATGCAGTTTGCATTTGGAACCGGAATGGAATCGAAGTTTCTGCCTCACAACTACATCAAAAACTGCGTTGTTCATACCGGATCGCATGACAATGACACAACCCGTGGATATTTTGATTCAGCAAAGGGACAGGCAAATGACATCTACAAGTTTGCTCAGGACTATTTAAATTGCTATAAGCACGAAGCGATGGTATCTGCTGCCATTAAATCGGCATATGCTTCAGTGGCAAACACTGTTGTGATCCCGATGCAGGATGTTTTGAATCTCGGAACAGAATCCCGGATGAATTATCCCGGCAGATTAGGTGGCGGAAACTGGGCATGGAGAGCAAGAAAAGAGGCATTCACAAGTGATTTGGCAGCCTACTACAATTACATGACCAGAATATTTGAGCGACCAAAACCTGAAAACGGGAACTGA
- a CDS encoding TerB family tellurite resistance protein — MGLFDKVFKKKFDGKREINRNSPEYKANIKLATAALLVLMAHVDNEFTENEHKKIVYLLRKRFGISAEEVESLIVECRGQIIPETQVRETLKFIDDNFYFDEKYDLMKYLYSLMLADSDLSAHEVKLFSTISNALGINKIALETIKKDVEREQS; from the coding sequence ATGGGACTATTTGACAAGGTATTCAAGAAGAAGTTTGACGGCAAACGAGAAATAAACCGGAACTCCCCCGAGTACAAGGCGAATATAAAGCTTGCCACAGCGGCGCTTCTTGTTCTGATGGCACATGTTGATAACGAATTTACCGAAAATGAGCATAAAAAAATAGTTTATCTGCTCAGGAAGAGATTTGGTATTTCTGCCGAAGAGGTGGAATCGTTGATTGTTGAGTGCCGGGGTCAGATAATTCCAGAAACCCAGGTGAGAGAGACGCTTAAATTCATAGATGATAATTTCTATTTTGATGAGAAATATGATCTGATGAAATATCTGTATTCTCTGATGCTGGCGGACTCTGATTTGAGTGCACACGAAGTCAAATTGTTCTCGACTATTTCAAATGCTCTTGGAATAAATAAGATTGCCCTGGAGACCATCAAAAAAGATGTGGAACGGGAGCAGTCATAA
- a CDS encoding glutathione peroxidase gives MEYSGKKLGDFKVQDIDGKEVDLSAYEGKVVLIVNVASQCGYTRQYKGLEDIYKKYKDQGLVILGFPCNDFGGQEPGSNEEIKDFCSTKFSVTFPMMDKVKVLGEDKAPLFAWLTDNSVTGKKDIKWNFEKFLINKKGEIVERFVSKDEPDGEKITSAIEKALK, from the coding sequence ATGGAATATTCGGGTAAAAAACTTGGTGATTTTAAGGTGCAGGACATAGACGGCAAGGAAGTAGATCTCTCAGCCTATGAGGGCAAGGTTGTGTTGATCGTGAATGTTGCCAGCCAATGTGGATACACCCGTCAATACAAAGGTCTCGAGGATATTTACAAGAAATACAAGGATCAGGGACTCGTGATACTCGGATTTCCCTGTAACGATTTTGGCGGACAGGAACCCGGCTCAAACGAAGAGATAAAGGATTTCTGCTCAACGAAATTTTCGGTTACATTTCCCATGATGGACAAGGTAAAAGTGCTCGGTGAAGATAAAGCCCCGCTTTTTGCATGGCTGACAGACAACAGTGTTACCGGTAAAAAGGACATCAAGTGGAACTTCGAGAAATTCCTCATCAATAAAAAAGGTGAAATTGTCGAGAGATTTGTAAGCAAGGATGAACCGGATGGAGAGAAAATTACTTCTGCGATTGAGAAGGCATTAAAATAG
- a CDS encoding glycosyltransferase family 4 protein has protein sequence MPLLHLINSVARGGRELYVRDLILELQKAGVENFVVCRKFSVIDEACENAGIPVIHTSTNLKFSFIEVLRLRAFIQKNGVNVIFSHTRNDVFTGALLKKLTGTKHLHAVYMGTGPKKDFVHRFVYGSVDALITSSEFSKRECENYLPVPTGAVNLVRYGRHTGNYKVSVETRNRIRREMKTPDEKIVVAVMSRIDSGKGVGIFAEALQYLEPGISSKVEFWIMGEPTVKEVDDTGKVVYEEQADLLYSKLKELAKNNPASLKLIPFQKDYISWLSAMDIFVLPTHNEMYSLSVIDAMMTGLPVIGTDAGGTTEQIGNNERGILVEPGSSKAIAEAISEFINHPETIKIKGDNARLWASSQHNFNTTIGKILSLLPNQKQISS, from the coding sequence ATGCCTCTCCTCCACCTTATAAACTCAGTTGCAAGAGGTGGACGCGAACTCTATGTCCGCGATCTTATACTCGAACTTCAAAAAGCCGGGGTTGAGAATTTCGTGGTTTGCAGAAAATTTTCAGTAATAGATGAAGCCTGCGAAAATGCCGGAATCCCTGTAATCCACACTTCAACGAATCTTAAATTTTCTTTTATTGAGGTGCTCCGGCTAAGAGCGTTTATCCAAAAGAATGGTGTAAATGTCATCTTTTCACACACACGAAACGATGTTTTCACGGGAGCACTGCTGAAAAAGCTTACGGGGACTAAACATCTGCACGCTGTTTACATGGGTACGGGTCCGAAAAAAGATTTTGTTCACCGTTTTGTTTATGGAAGTGTGGACGCGCTGATAACCTCTTCGGAGTTTTCAAAACGGGAATGCGAAAACTATCTTCCCGTCCCTACCGGAGCAGTAAATCTTGTCAGATACGGAAGACATACAGGGAATTATAAAGTGTCTGTTGAGACAAGAAACCGGATCAGAAGAGAAATGAAGACTCCCGATGAAAAAATTGTTGTTGCCGTAATGAGCAGAATTGACAGTGGCAAGGGTGTGGGAATTTTTGCTGAAGCACTTCAGTACCTCGAACCGGGAATTTCCTCAAAGGTGGAATTTTGGATTATGGGAGAACCGACAGTAAAAGAGGTAGACGATACTGGAAAAGTCGTTTACGAGGAACAGGCTGACCTTCTCTATTCAAAATTGAAAGAACTTGCCAAAAACAATCCGGCATCCCTGAAACTTATTCCGTTCCAAAAAGATTATATCTCTTGGCTCTCTGCAATGGATATTTTTGTGCTCCCGACTCATAACGAAATGTATTCCCTCTCGGTTATCGATGCAATGATGACAGGACTGCCAGTGATTGGAACCGATGCAGGTGGAACAACAGAACAAATCGGAAATAATGAGAGAGGAATACTCGTGGAACCGGGCTCAAGCAAAGCCATAGCGGAGGCAATTTCAGAATTTATTAATCATCCCGAAACCATTAAAATAAAAGGGGACAATGCCCGTCTATGGGCATCATCCCAACACAACTTCAACACAACAATCGGCAAGATACTTTCCCTGCTCCCAAATCAAAAACAAATCAGCTCATAG
- a CDS encoding response regulator, with translation MSLFRNYKREFEELLQKYEDLLEKHEDLVAANGEIERLSNDLDSKNVELADLTRKVNDLRNEESDLSILVYTKRSELQKTEENHRQLSGDLESKSQLLSQLETEIKEKKQETEVFSKELVTLLSKVESARVEFEEYDEGLKLIREEESSKKESIISLQQELEELKYNKEKYSNLEILRVRYDEVYDKVQDILKERAELEFELRDLEQIKKKLIEDINKMRNEMLHQRAAFEQNVVQERISIERELMRMKSDLDNAIKQRQEQLALLDREFSEAKIRYSKISAAADQVIEELQENEKKLEMIKIERANLNDEATALSKKVETLLSKASALDAEVQLLTRQVDRLNEERQITSGLLEQIRGSIQGLSGSKEAMIDNITRLNQQMNDKSIAYTKSNDEYQELLEQIQAKKIEAVNLKGIIEIRNRKLRDIDRELSSLEALRDEYEADLKQILDLQKSLSNDLTNSQEDVDALQDTLTAIRKKFSEIIKIRKARQESARRERARQEYEEEDDYQDDRKPSQIPYQPEPVDDEFLKALYADNDRQALEDMTKILQNSRIALTTADSGVTAFDALKSEPYDLAFFDMNLPGMSPVEIIERMRSSNVYKTIPIFAVLDAPDDNLSRLAMNAGATNLLYKPVSPEILISELKKYLPV, from the coding sequence TTGAGTCTGTTTAGAAACTATAAAAGAGAATTCGAAGAACTTCTTCAGAAGTATGAAGACCTCCTTGAAAAACATGAGGATCTTGTTGCTGCCAATGGAGAAATAGAACGGTTATCGAATGATCTTGATTCTAAAAATGTTGAACTCGCTGATCTGACCAGAAAAGTAAATGACCTCAGAAATGAGGAATCCGACCTCTCTATCCTCGTCTACACAAAAAGAAGCGAACTCCAGAAAACAGAAGAAAATCATCGCCAGCTCTCCGGTGATTTGGAGTCAAAATCGCAACTTCTCTCACAGCTTGAAACTGAAATAAAGGAAAAGAAACAGGAAACCGAGGTATTCTCGAAGGAACTGGTCACACTTCTTTCCAAGGTTGAATCTGCAAGAGTTGAGTTTGAAGAATATGATGAGGGACTTAAACTCATAAGAGAGGAGGAGTCAAGCAAAAAAGAGAGTATAATCAGCCTCCAGCAGGAACTCGAAGAACTTAAATATAACAAGGAAAAATATTCAAACCTTGAAATTCTGCGCGTAAGGTACGATGAAGTTTACGACAAAGTACAGGATATCCTCAAGGAAAGAGCAGAACTCGAATTCGAACTCCGTGACCTGGAGCAGATCAAGAAAAAACTGATCGAAGACATCAATAAAATGCGCAACGAAATGTTGCATCAACGGGCCGCTTTCGAACAAAATGTCGTTCAGGAAAGAATTTCAATCGAACGGGAACTGATGCGGATGAAATCAGACCTCGACAATGCTATCAAACAAAGGCAGGAGCAACTTGCCCTCCTCGATCGTGAGTTCTCTGAAGCAAAAATAAGATATTCCAAAATATCCGCTGCCGCAGATCAGGTTATTGAAGAGCTACAGGAAAATGAGAAAAAACTCGAGATGATCAAAATTGAGAGGGCTAACCTGAATGACGAGGCAACCGCTCTCTCGAAAAAGGTGGAAACTCTTCTGAGTAAGGCCTCCGCCCTCGACGCTGAAGTTCAGTTGCTCACCAGACAGGTCGACCGGTTGAACGAAGAGCGACAAATCACCTCCGGACTCCTCGAGCAAATCAGGGGCTCCATACAGGGTCTATCAGGCTCCAAGGAAGCCATGATTGACAATATCACACGCCTTAATCAGCAAATGAACGACAAATCGATCGCCTATACAAAAAGCAACGATGAATATCAGGAATTGCTGGAACAGATCCAGGCAAAGAAAATTGAAGCAGTCAATCTCAAAGGCATCATTGAGATAAGGAACAGAAAACTTCGCGATATCGACAGAGAACTTTCATCTCTCGAAGCTCTCCGTGATGAATATGAAGCCGACTTGAAACAAATACTCGACCTTCAAAAATCTCTGAGTAACGACCTCACCAATTCACAGGAAGATGTGGATGCACTTCAGGATACTCTGACTGCCATCAGAAAGAAATTCTCCGAGATTATTAAAATCAGGAAAGCCCGACAGGAATCTGCCAGAAGAGAACGGGCTCGACAGGAATATGAAGAGGAAGACGATTATCAGGATGACCGGAAACCATCTCAAATTCCATATCAGCCTGAACCCGTCGATGATGAATTCCTCAAAGCCCTCTACGCTGACAATGACAGACAGGCTCTTGAAGACATGACCAAGATACTTCAAAACAGCAGAATTGCTCTGACAACGGCTGACTCGGGTGTCACCGCGTTCGATGCACTTAAATCGGAACCTTACGACCTTGCCTTCTTTGATATGAATCTTCCCGGCATGTCTCCGGTTGAAATAATCGAACGAATGAGATCGTCAAATGTCTATAAAACCATTCCTATATTTGCTGTACTCGATGCTCCTGACGACAACCTCTCCCGTCTTGCAATGAATGCAGGAGCAACAAATCTGCTCTACAAACCTGTTTCCCCGGAAATTCTTATCTCCGAACTGAAGAAATATCTCCCGGTCTGA
- a CDS encoding thioredoxin family protein: protein MSVFAQAGKVEREKFDPTRNPVEDLKSAVKQATEQNKRILLDVGGEWCIWCHRIDEFVETNEEVNSAFHNAFVVLKVNFSPENKNEAFLSTFPKIEGYPHFFVLESDGELLHSQNTGDLESGKSYSKEKFLEFITAYKKNVTNAPQ from the coding sequence ATGTCTGTTTTTGCCCAGGCAGGAAAAGTTGAACGGGAAAAGTTCGACCCGACTCGTAATCCCGTCGAGGATCTGAAATCTGCAGTAAAGCAGGCAACCGAACAGAATAAAAGAATCCTGCTCGATGTGGGCGGTGAATGGTGCATATGGTGCCACCGGATAGATGAGTTTGTGGAAACAAATGAAGAAGTTAATTCCGCTTTCCACAATGCTTTTGTGGTTCTAAAAGTAAATTTCAGCCCTGAAAATAAAAACGAGGCTTTTCTCTCCACTTTTCCAAAGATCGAGGGATACCCCCATTTCTTTGTGCTGGAAAGTGACGGGGAACTGTTGCATTCACAGAATACAGGTGATCTCGAATCAGGTAAGTCCTATTCAAAAGAAAAATTTCTCGAATTCATTACCGCTTACAAAAAAAATGTCACCAATGCTCCACAGTAA
- a CDS encoding DUF5309 family protein, with amino-acid sequence MAYESINSGVVSSSTMNAANAVPDVEKILYLLKPYQTPLLQFLWFSGRKSKEVRSPFAKFSWFESELFPHQTTNKTTISALGTPATITLNASNCDSLSIFNLDDIVLIEETDQMAFVSSKSTNQAVLTHIDGSSNLSSLQTEGMYLKIIGSRNSEYSGVRTAVSVKEVEKFNYLNIFSESVATTGRHQAGENYTDGVDHPALVAKKIEEMKLQAERYFLFAPGQGYATAGNYRTTWGHGFLGRILSNVNSYSPALDEDTFDDHLREVFQKGSNRKIHMCGSGQLSEINKFIKSRYELNPNPTVSIYGVNVREYLTPFGSVDIIWNPVMDGKFTDYGFTIDADKVKLRFMANDKKGSRKFRIEEGVETPGVDGTTTKILMDLGIEIHNEECHGILRKAV; translated from the coding sequence ATGGCTTACGAGTCAATCAACTCAGGTGTGGTATCTTCATCAACAATGAATGCTGCCAATGCAGTACCCGATGTGGAGAAGATACTTTATTTACTAAAACCATATCAGACACCACTGCTTCAGTTCCTTTGGTTCTCGGGGCGTAAATCGAAGGAAGTAAGGAGTCCGTTCGCAAAATTCTCCTGGTTCGAGAGTGAACTTTTTCCGCACCAGACCACAAACAAAACCACCATTTCGGCACTTGGCACACCGGCAACAATTACACTGAATGCCTCAAACTGCGATTCGTTGTCAATCTTCAATCTGGATGATATTGTACTCATAGAAGAAACCGATCAGATGGCTTTTGTTTCATCAAAGTCGACGAATCAGGCAGTACTCACCCACATCGACGGCAGCTCAAATCTTTCATCACTCCAGACTGAAGGAATGTATCTGAAAATCATCGGCAGTCGAAATTCAGAATATTCAGGTGTAAGAACCGCTGTAAGCGTTAAGGAAGTGGAGAAATTCAACTATTTGAACATTTTCAGTGAAAGCGTCGCAACGACGGGGAGACATCAGGCGGGAGAAAACTACACTGACGGAGTCGATCATCCTGCGTTGGTTGCAAAGAAAATTGAGGAGATGAAGCTTCAGGCAGAGCGCTATTTTCTTTTTGCACCCGGTCAGGGATACGCCACCGCCGGTAATTACAGAACCACTTGGGGGCACGGTTTCCTTGGGAGAATACTTAGCAATGTGAACAGTTATTCTCCTGCTCTCGATGAAGATACCTTCGATGATCATTTGAGAGAAGTGTTTCAGAAGGGATCTAACAGGAAAATTCACATGTGTGGCAGTGGTCAGCTTTCTGAAATCAACAAATTCATAAAGAGCAGGTATGAACTGAATCCAAATCCGACTGTTTCGATCTACGGAGTGAATGTCAGGGAGTATCTTACACCCTTCGGAAGTGTGGACATAATCTGGAATCCTGTGATGGACGGGAAATTCACCGATTACGGATTCACAATCGATGCCGACAAGGTTAAACTTCGTTTTATGGCAAACGACAAAAAGGGGAGCAGAAAGTTCCGAATCGAGGAAGGAGTGGAAACCCCCGGTGTTGATGGAACCACCACAAAGATACTCATGGACCTTGGCATCGAAATCCACAACGAAGAATGCCACGGGATACTGAGGAAAGCGGTGTAG
- a CDS encoding N-acetylmuramoyl-L-alanine amidase, giving the protein MKRKIKHLNEGEFIREVFPKAQIVLHGTASSSATGVGDWWNLQKGAIATAFAIDKSGEVIELFPACYWAYHTGNGSAYDSRNIGIEIANEGYLKEINGKFHWNAGSGWQEYKGEVFDLKSTWRGFRYFAGFTEAQYEATAKLCAGLCCYFDIKPSVQDNFEYSPSYLAYKGIVKHCNLYSGKLDVTPAFNINKFKILLNKYL; this is encoded by the coding sequence ATGAAAAGAAAAATAAAACACTTAAATGAGGGAGAGTTTATTAGAGAAGTTTTCCCGAAGGCTCAAATTGTACTACACGGGACAGCTTCATCTTCTGCAACGGGGGTCGGTGACTGGTGGAATTTGCAAAAAGGTGCAATAGCCACGGCCTTTGCAATCGATAAATCGGGTGAAGTAATCGAACTCTTCCCCGCATGCTATTGGGCATATCACACCGGGAATGGTTCAGCCTATGATTCAAGAAACATCGGAATTGAGATAGCAAATGAGGGTTATCTGAAGGAGATCAACGGAAAATTTCATTGGAATGCCGGCTCGGGCTGGCAGGAATACAAAGGGGAAGTCTTTGATCTTAAGTCCACATGGCGGGGTTTTCGATACTTTGCGGGATTTACAGAAGCCCAATATGAAGCAACCGCAAAACTATGTGCCGGGCTTTGCTGTTATTTTGATATAAAACCGTCGGTGCAGGACAATTTTGAATATTCGCCTTCGTATCTTGCATATAAGGGAATTGTAAAACATTGCAATCTCTATTCCGGCAAGCTCGATGTCACACCGGCATTCAATATCAATAAATTTAAAATACTGTTAAATAAATATCTGTAA
- a CDS encoding TIGR02757 family protein, which yields MSDLKEKLEFHYKAFGRDKLSPDPLEIPHRFTSPHDIELAAFFAAKFAYGSVDQIIKNVNRLLELLDDSPFKMLKDSVHLEERVEGFYYRFYSSQDVATLLLGIQYFISKYGGTGLKPLFMEGFDRNGSLKEGIQHFSKSFIDFAERSGRLTRGFRHFFPEPDRGSACKRMNLFLRWMVREDELDFGFWKEAGKENLIIPLDLHIARISKELGLTRRNDSSWKTAAEITDRLREFDPDDPVKYDFALCHISMRKLKF from the coding sequence TTGTCAGACCTAAAAGAAAAACTGGAATTCCACTATAAAGCATTCGGACGGGATAAACTCTCGCCCGACCCTTTGGAGATTCCCCACAGATTCACTTCACCACACGACATCGAGCTCGCCGCTTTTTTTGCTGCTAAATTCGCTTATGGTTCGGTCGATCAGATAATTAAAAATGTAAACCGGTTGCTTGAACTGCTGGATGATTCCCCCTTTAAGATGCTGAAGGATTCTGTGCATCTTGAGGAGAGGGTCGAAGGATTTTATTACCGGTTTTATTCCTCACAGGATGTGGCAACACTTCTGCTGGGGATTCAGTATTTTATTTCAAAATATGGCGGAACGGGATTAAAACCGCTTTTTATGGAGGGGTTTGACAGGAATGGCAGTCTGAAAGAGGGGATTCAGCACTTCAGCAAGTCTTTTATTGATTTTGCAGAGAGGTCGGGAAGACTGACGAGAGGTTTCCGTCATTTCTTTCCTGAACCTGACAGGGGAAGTGCCTGCAAGCGGATGAACCTTTTCCTCAGATGGATGGTGCGGGAGGACGAACTTGATTTCGGTTTCTGGAAAGAGGCGGGGAAAGAGAATCTGATAATTCCGCTCGATTTGCACATCGCAAGAATCAGTAAGGAACTCGGACTCACGAGAAGAAATGATTCATCATGGAAGACAGCGGCAGAAATTACAGATCGTCTCAGGGAATTCGATCCTGATGATCCCGTAAAATACGATTTCGCCCTCTGTCACATCAGCATGAGGAAGCTGAAGTTCTGA